In Chelmon rostratus isolate fCheRos1 chromosome 20, fCheRos1.pri, whole genome shotgun sequence, a single window of DNA contains:
- the LOC121623955 gene encoding holocytochrome c-type synthase, giving the protein MGASLSTPAAPTVQAEAMVAAPPQGCPMHQEAQPVKVSPPSECPMHQAQPVKVSPPSECPMHQAEAGPAHQDRAYAFVECPMKAAGMKSDIDPANMMPPPNQVPAPDQPFSLSLSREESTIPRHSTEKNWVYPSEQMFWNAMLRKGWRWREDDLSAHDMTNIIKIHNKNNEQAWQEILKWEAMHASECPCGPTLKRFGGKAKEYSPRARFRHWMGYELPFDRHDWIVDRCGKEVRYIIDYYDGEINKETYQFSILDVRPAFDSLEAVWDRMKVTWWRWTS; this is encoded by the exons ATGGGAGCCTCCTTGTCCACACCTGCTGCTCCTACAGTCCAGGCAGAGGCCATGGTGGCTGCCCCTCCTCAGGGCTGCCCCATGCATCAAGAAGCCCAGCCTGTCAAAG TGTCTCCGCCTTCAGAGTGTCCCATGCATCAAGCACAGCCTGTAAAAG TGTCTCCTCCGTCGGAGTGTCCGATGCATCAAGCAGAAGCAGGTCCCGCTCACCAGGACAGGGCCTATGCATTTGTGGAGTGTCCCATGAAAGCTGCTGGCATGAAAAGTGACATTGACCCAGCAAATATG ATGCCTCCTCCAAACCAAGTTCCTGCTCCAGACCAGCCCTTCTCCTTGTCCCTATCCAGAGAGGAGTCCACCATTCCCCgtcacagcacagagaagaaCTGGGTTTACCCGTCTGAGCAGATGTTCTGGAACGCAATGCTACGGAAAGG GTGGCGCTGGCGTGAAGATGACCTCTCTGCTCACGATATGACCAACATCATTAAAATCCACAACAAGAACAATGAGCAGGCCTGGCAGGAGATCCTGAAGTGGGAGGCCATGCATGCATC tGAATGTCCATGTGGGCCAACCTTAAAGAGGTTTGGCGGTAAAGCCAAAGAATACTCACCCAGGGCTCGCTTCCGCCACTGGATGGG ATATGAGCTGCCTTTTGACCGCCACGACTGGATTGTTGACCGATGTGGGAAGGAAGTGCGCTACATCATTGACTACTATGATGGTGAAATCAACAAAGAGACGTACCAGTTCTCCATCCTGGACGTGCGCCCTGCATTCGACTCTTTAGAAGCCGTCTGGGACCGCATGAAGGTCACCTGGTGGCGCTGGACCTCCTAA